In a single window of the Streptomyces sp. HUAS ZL42 genome:
- a CDS encoding YwqJ-related putative deaminase: MTIMNATQTGPHNSRSGDPRIGWSSTTTPHIPTLRHRRDGILPTIAAALSVRGATLTGTAARGDQPPALHPLVQDFLDTLTSAQRDRFTGRCAEALLISRHIAVTDAARSRRAARKPMTNGEARRALKQAKLTARRIREDGDPLHGSFATPCRACTALSDHFGVRIVDPTATDD; encoded by the coding sequence ATGACGATCATGAACGCCACACAAACCGGACCGCACAACAGCCGATCCGGCGACCCCCGCATCGGCTGGAGCAGCACCACAACCCCCCACATCCCCACCCTCCGTCACCGCCGCGACGGCATACTCCCCACCATCGCCGCCGCCCTCTCCGTCCGCGGCGCCACCCTCACCGGCACCGCCGCCCGCGGCGACCAGCCCCCCGCCCTGCACCCCCTCGTCCAGGACTTCCTCGACACCCTCACCAGCGCCCAACGCGACCGCTTCACCGGCCGCTGCGCCGAAGCACTCCTCATCTCCCGCCACATCGCGGTCACCGACGCCGCCCGCAGCAGACGCGCCGCCCGGAAACCCATGACCAACGGCGAAGCCCGCAGAGCCCTCAAACAGGCCAAACTCACCGCCCGCCGCATCCGCGAGGACGGCGACCCCCTCCACGGCAGCTTCGCCACACCCTGCCGCGCCTGCACCGCCCTCAGCGACCACTTCGGCGTCCGCATCGTCGACCCGACAGCGACCGACGACTGA
- a CDS encoding sensor histidine kinase — MTTTGEDQATARGGPWWWTRWRSVVLDATLAVASAVECAVEGVPFARDAGIPLAAGVVFGLLAGSVLLIRRKWPIAVVLVSIAITPALMGFLMGIVGLYTLAASELPRRIIGSLAGMSLVGTLIVTFVRVRQDMAQGDLRLGDWFIPFASITTSLGLTAPPVLLGLYVGARRRLMESLRERADSLERELMLLAERAEERAEWARGEERTRIAREMHDVVAHRVSLMVVHAAALQAVARKDPEKAVRNAVLVGDMGRQALTELREMLGVLRSGEQRERSASLPLVAVGVAAAEAASRLVEDEGGAEGPCLSELEELVGQSAAAGMVVDLTVEGDARSYGREIEQTAYRVVQEALTNVHKHAAGAKTHVRLAHRVSEIAMQVENEPPPEVSSASSARLPSGGNGLVGMKERVAGLGGVFVSGPTDAGGFRVSAVIPAS, encoded by the coding sequence ATGACCACGACGGGGGAAGACCAGGCGACGGCCCGGGGAGGGCCGTGGTGGTGGACCAGGTGGCGCAGTGTGGTGCTGGACGCGACTCTCGCGGTCGCGTCCGCGGTGGAGTGCGCGGTCGAGGGGGTTCCGTTCGCCCGGGACGCCGGGATTCCGCTCGCCGCGGGGGTGGTGTTCGGACTGCTCGCCGGTTCCGTGTTGCTGATCCGGCGGAAATGGCCGATTGCCGTCGTGCTCGTGTCGATCGCGATCACGCCCGCCCTGATGGGTTTCCTGATGGGCATCGTGGGTCTGTACACGCTCGCCGCGTCCGAGTTGCCGCGGCGGATCATCGGTTCGCTGGCGGGGATGTCGCTGGTGGGGACGCTCATCGTGACGTTCGTGCGGGTGCGGCAGGACATGGCGCAGGGGGATCTGCGGCTGGGGGACTGGTTCATACCGTTCGCTTCGATCACGACGTCGCTCGGGTTGACGGCACCTCCTGTGCTGCTCGGGTTGTACGTGGGGGCGCGGCGCCGGTTGATGGAGAGTCTGCGGGAGCGTGCGGACAGTCTCGAGCGGGAGTTGATGCTGCTGGCGGAGCGGGCGGAGGAGCGGGCCGAGTGGGCGCGTGGTGAGGAGCGGACGCGGATTGCGAGGGAGATGCATGACGTGGTCGCGCATCGGGTGAGCCTCATGGTCGTACATGCGGCTGCTCTTCAGGCCGTGGCGCGGAAGGATCCCGAGAAGGCTGTGCGGAATGCCGTGTTGGTGGGGGACATGGGGCGGCAGGCGTTGACGGAGTTGCGGGAGATGCTCGGGGTGCTGCGGAGTGGGGAGCAGCGGGAGCGTTCGGCGTCGCTGCCGTTGGTGGCGGTGGGGGTTGCCGCGGCGGAGGCTGCTTCTCGGCTGGTTGAGGACGAGGGTGGGGCCGAGGGGCCGTGTCTGTCGGAGTTGGAGGAGTTGGTGGGGCAGTCGGCGGCTGCGGGGATGGTGGTGGATCTGACGGTGGAGGGGGATGCGCGGTCGTATGGGCGGGAGATCGAGCAGACCGCGTATCGGGTGGTTCAGGAGGCGTTGACGAACGTGCACAAGCATGCGGCGGGGGCGAAGACGCATGTGCGGTTGGCGCATCGGGTGTCGGAGATCGCGATGCAGGTGGAGAACGAGCCGCCGCCGGAGGTGTCGTCGGCGTCGTCGGCTCGGTTGCCGTCGGGCGGCAACGGGTTGGTGGGGATGAAGGAGCGGGTTGCGGGGTTGGGTGGGGTGTTCGTGTCGGGGCCGACGGATGCGGGGGGTTTTCGGGTGTCGGCGGTGATTCCGGCGTCGTAG
- a CDS encoding SUKH-3 domain-containing protein — MHTDRTSTTRFPVPVDAALREAGWQPGRWDIKQAEIWADTLRDHISPAGHRHTVFPAAVEAWAEFGGLHITPSGPGRQVAPATLHLDPLHGLHLARTLSDLGRALDTDLCPLGAETHTHGLLAIDTEGRAYTLDHTGDWYLGPDIDQALAALVSGIEPVRLTAG; from the coding sequence ATGCACACCGACCGCACCTCCACCACCCGCTTCCCCGTACCCGTCGACGCCGCCCTCCGCGAAGCCGGCTGGCAACCCGGACGCTGGGACATCAAACAGGCCGAGATCTGGGCCGACACCCTCCGCGACCACATCTCACCCGCCGGCCACCGCCACACCGTCTTCCCCGCCGCCGTCGAAGCCTGGGCCGAATTCGGCGGCCTCCACATCACCCCCAGCGGACCCGGCCGCCAAGTCGCCCCCGCCACCCTCCACCTCGACCCCCTCCACGGCCTCCACCTCGCCCGCACCCTCAGCGACCTCGGTCGCGCCCTCGACACCGACCTCTGCCCCCTCGGCGCCGAAACCCACACCCACGGCCTCCTCGCCATCGACACCGAAGGCCGCGCCTACACCCTCGACCACACCGGCGACTGGTACCTCGGCCCCGACATCGACCAAGCCCTCGCCGCCCTCGTCTCCGGCATCGAACCCGTACGACTCACCGCAGGCTGA
- the glmU gene encoding bifunctional UDP-N-acetylglucosamine diphosphorylase/glucosamine-1-phosphate N-acetyltransferase GlmU, whose product MSAIRPAAVVVLAAGEGTRMKSATPKVLHEICGRSLVGHVLAAARELDPENLVVVVGHAREKVTAHLSEIDPGVRTAVQAEQNGTGHAVRIALDELGGGVDGTVVVVCGDTPLLSGETLRQLAATHHTDGNAVTVLTAEVPDATGYGRIVRDDATGAVTAIVEHKDATDEQRAIREINSGVFAFDGQLLADALKKVRTDNSQGEEYLTDVLGILREAGHRVGASVAGDHREIAGINNRVQLSEARRILNDRLLTAAMLSGVTVVDPATTWVDVTVTFEQDVTVYPGTQLQGATHLGEGSEVGPNSRLKDTHVGAGARVDNTVSDGAFVGPQATVGPYAYLRPGTRLGLKSKIGTYVETKNASIGEGTKVPHLSYVGDATIGEYTNIGAASVFVNYDGEAKHHTTVGSHCKTGSDNMFVAPVTIGDGAYTAAGSVITKDVPPGSLAVARGQQRNIEGWVARKRPGSAAAKAAEAASRQGESAG is encoded by the coding sequence GTGAGCGCCATCCGCCCGGCAGCCGTCGTCGTACTCGCAGCGGGTGAGGGCACCCGTATGAAGTCGGCCACACCCAAGGTCCTGCACGAGATCTGCGGCCGTTCCCTCGTGGGCCATGTGCTGGCCGCAGCCCGTGAGCTGGACCCCGAGAACCTGGTCGTCGTGGTCGGGCACGCGCGTGAGAAGGTCACCGCGCATCTCAGCGAGATCGACCCGGGCGTCCGTACCGCTGTCCAGGCGGAGCAGAACGGCACCGGCCACGCCGTCCGTATCGCTCTCGACGAGCTCGGCGGCGGCGTGGACGGGACCGTGGTCGTCGTCTGCGGGGACACTCCCCTGCTGTCGGGCGAGACGCTCAGGCAGCTCGCGGCCACGCACCACACCGACGGCAACGCCGTGACGGTCCTGACCGCCGAGGTTCCGGACGCCACGGGTTACGGCCGTATCGTCCGCGACGACGCCACGGGTGCCGTCACCGCCATCGTCGAGCACAAGGACGCCACCGACGAACAGCGGGCGATCCGTGAGATCAACTCGGGTGTGTTCGCGTTCGACGGGCAGCTTCTCGCGGACGCCCTCAAGAAGGTGCGTACGGACAACAGTCAGGGCGAGGAGTACCTGACGGACGTCCTCGGGATTCTGCGCGAGGCCGGTCATCGTGTCGGGGCCTCCGTGGCCGGTGACCACCGGGAGATCGCGGGCATCAACAACCGTGTGCAGCTCAGCGAGGCCCGTCGCATCCTGAACGACCGGCTGCTGACGGCGGCCATGCTCTCCGGGGTCACGGTCGTGGACCCGGCGACCACGTGGGTCGATGTCACGGTCACGTTCGAGCAGGACGTGACGGTGTACCCGGGTACGCAGCTGCAGGGCGCGACGCATCTGGGCGAGGGTTCGGAGGTCGGTCCCAACAGCCGGCTGAAGGACACGCACGTGGGTGCGGGGGCGCGGGTGGACAACACGGTCTCGGACGGGGCGTTCGTGGGTCCGCAGGCGACGGTGGGGCCGTACGCCTACCTCCGGCCGGGCACCCGCCTCGGCCTCAAGTCCAAGATCGGTACGTACGTCGAGACGAAGAACGCTTCCATCGGCGAGGGGACGAAGGTCCCGCACCTCTCCTATGTCGGTGACGCGACGATCGGTGAGTACACGAACATCGGTGCCGCGAGTGTCTTCGTGAACTATGACGGTGAAGCCAAGCACCACACGACCGTCGGCTCACACTGCAAGACGGGTTCGGACAACATGTTTGTGGCTCCTGTCACTATCGGGGACGGCGCGTACACCGCGGCGGGCTCTGTGATCACGAAGGATGTGCCGCCCGGTTCGCTGGCTGTGGCCCGTGGTCAGCAGCGGAATATCGAGGGTTGGGTGGCTCGTAAGCGTCCGGGCAGTGCGGCTGCGAAGGCGGCCGAGGCGGCCTCCCGCCAGGGCGAAAGCGCAGGCTGA